TCTCAGAGACATTTTCAGGTTCACGGCTGAAAAATTTTTTTTCGGGAACTTTACTTGACCAGAATATTTTTTTCAAGCTGTCACTGGATATTTGCCATAGGAATAAGAGAAATAGGGGTAGGAATACGGGGCAAAGTCCGGGTGGGAAGTGAAGGACCGGGCAAGGGCAGCAGGTTTGTATTTAACAAATTCTGGCGGGCTGATACGTCAAAAAATGAAATGGCAGACCTGTTTCATATAAACACCCATGGCCTGAGCGGCCACAACAAGTTATGAAAGTATAAGCTCAACACTTAACACTTTCATATAAGCAGTTAGTGATTGAAAGCAAGCTTCGCCAGACACAGAAAATGGAATCCATCGGCAATCTTGCCGTCAATGCTGCGGATGCGATGGAAGAGAACGGCGGGGTACTGGAGATTGCAGTATCCGATATGGTTGTTGATCAATCTTTTGCAAAGAATCACGATCTGCCCGGGCCAGAGGATCATGTAAAAATCACTGTGTCCGATACGGGTGTCGGTATTGCCCCGGAGATATCAGAACTCATTTTCGAGACTTACTTCACGAACAAGGGGCTCGGCAAAGGTACCGGTCTGGGGCTTGCCTCGGTGCACGGAACGGTCAAGAAATACGGGGGACTATTTTGTTGGACAGCCAACCGGGCAAGGGATCCATCTTTACAATACTGCTGCCGGTCACTCCAAAGCAGGAGGGCAATCATCTGTATGAACCTGAAGTATTGCCAAAGGGAAACGAGAAAATTTTGTTTGTCGATGATGAACCCCCATTGCTGAGGAAAATACGAACAGCCAATTCAATCAAATGGGTATTTCAATATTTATCCTGGTTCCTTGTCCATTGCCGGATTTGATATTAAGTGTACCACCCAATATTGAGATTCTTTCTTTCATGCCTAAAAGACCTAAATGTTTTTCTTCATTTGTCAGGAAAATTTCGTTTATGTCAAATCCGTTGCCGTTATCTTGTATAAAACCGGTGATCCGGGTGATTTCTCGTTTAAGAAATATTTCAACATTTGTTGCTTCTGCGTGTTTTTTAACATTATTTAATGACTCCTGCACAATCCTGAAGATGGTTATCGCCAGATTTTCATCCCGGTATTCATCAAGTTCAACTGCTTTTAATTTGATTTTTATCTTTGTTCTCTTATGGAAATCATTTATAAACCAGCGCAATGTCGGGATAAGGCCAAGGTCATCAAGCATGCTCGGTCTCAGATCAAGGGAGAGGTTCCGAACCTGAGTCGCCATATTATCCACAATCAAATCAGTGTCATCTAATAATTCTTTGCAGAAGTCTGGAATATCATTCCTAAGGGTACTAAGGTTGAAGGTGATAGCTGTCAGTTGCTGTCCCAGTGCATCATGCAGCTCACGGGAAATCTTCTTGCATTCATCTTCTCTTGTATCTATCAGCCGACGTGTAAGAAAACGAAGCCGCTCTTCAGATTTTCTGGTCTGGTCCATCTTAATTATTAAATCTTTTTTTAAGACAGACAATTCAGTCGTGCGCCGATCAACCGTTTCCTCCAGACGATCACTGTATTGCGCCATTTGCTTCTGTGTTCTTTTGTGTTCACTGATATCAATTACCATGATGCGGTATTGCTCTATATTTTTGTATTCATCTAAAACAAGGGTGCTTTCCAAATGAACATCAAATGGTGTTCTGTCTCTTTTTATCATACTCAGTTCACAAATCTGCCGTGTTTTTAACTCAAAAAGATTTCGCAGATGCCGATAATAAATATTCAGGTCTTCAACAATAATATGGGCAGACAATGGCCGGTTTATAAGATATTCTCTTTCAATCGACAACATATCTGCAAAAGCCAGGTTAGATTTAAGGATCAACCCTTTTAAACCTAAGATAAGGTACCCCACTGGCGCAAACTCATAAAGTTCAACATAGCTTTCCCGGGATGCAGCAAGCTCCTGCTGGGAAAGGCGCAATTCTTCATTCTGGAGCTCAAGTTCAATCTGCATTGTCTGGAATTCGTGTATCATTTTCAGGGGGTCTTCATCAACCGCTTTCCCATAGATTTCATCTCTTTCAGACAAGAATTTTTCTGCTTTCCTTCGCAGTTTGATAAATTTTTCGGAAAAAGGTTTATCTAAATCCATAAAGTCCAACCTTTAGATATTTTAACCATAATTCAACAAGGTGTGCTATATGCAAGACGACCGCAGCAGAGGGTATCTTGATGGTGGATCAGGGAAAATGAGTATTGTGTATCCGCAATCAATTGTGTACTATACATTCATCATATTATCAAGAAAATAATGTCTTTTTACAGGATGTCCTGGGGGATAAAATTATCAAGGACATGATTAGAGTATTAATGGCTGATGATCATACCATGGTCCGCAAGGGGCTTTGTTCTCTTCTGGAAAAAGAGTCTGGCATTGCTGTTGTGGCTGAAGCAGAAAACGGCAGGGATGCCCTTATAAAAGCCGAAGAAACAAAGCCTGATGTTGCTGTTATGGATATAGGAATGCCACTTCTTAACGGGATAGAGGCTTGCCGTCAGATTAAAAAACGATGTCCTGAAATAAAAGTTATCATTCTGACAATACACACAAACGAAGAGTATATACTGCAGGCACTCAAGGCAGGGGCTTCAGGATATCTTGTGAAAAAAGGCGCTCCTTTAGATCTGGTTACGGCAATTTACGAAGTCCATAAAGGAAACTCCTATCTGGGTTGTAATGTTTCAAAAACGCTTATTAATGAATATCTGCGTCAATCCACCCGGCTATCAGATATTGACAAAGACAGCAGTGAAAAAGAACTCACCAGCCGGCAGACAGAAGTTTTGCAACTCTTGGCAGAAGGGTATACAAATCGGGAAATTGCCAATATTTTATGTGTGAGTATAAAAACGATTGAAACCCACCGGTCACAAATAAAAATGAGACTCAATATCAAGAAGACAGCGGGTCTTGTGCAATATGCCCTTCAAAAAGGATTGATAACTAAAGAATAAAACTATCCCTTGCCAATACCCCTCACAATGCGTAAAATTCTTCAACACCTTAGACTCATCGACTCATCCATGAAAAAATTATTTCTCATCACCCTGACTTTTTAAACGACGTCTCTATTGAGTTTAATATCAATACAGGGGTTTTTTTAAACGAATACAGGGGTTTTTTTTGGAATATACAGGGTATTAAAAAAAATCTTTAGGTAGTTCACCCGATATCATTATCGTATTCAAAGATTTATAGTCCAAACCATGATGAATATTTTCTTGTACATGTTTATGTAACATACCTGAAAATATGATTCTGACCAAGATAATTTAACGTATGCCAAAAAAAGGAGGTTATCAATTGGTTATACCACAGCAACAGAAGTCATACAAAAACCTGTTACGTAATTACCTTAAAAAAGGAGTTTTATCATGGCCGTTGAAAAAACAAATGCATCCTCAAGTTTAGTTGAAGTTATTGACCGTATCCTTGACAAAGGCGTTGTTATTGATGCCTGGGCAAGGGTATCCCTTGTAGGTATCGAACTGCTTGCCATTGAAGCCAGAGTGGTTCTGGCCGGTGTCGAGACCTATTTGAAATATGCCGAAGCCGTTGGCCTCACAGCCCAAGCTGAAGCATAGTTAAGAGGAGATTGTCAGGTATCCTCAGGATATTAAAGGCGTTTCACCCCTTTAATTAAAGTTTATCATTCTTGAGCATATCTGGTCTCTCCGGGGTATTTATAAAAACCCCGAACATATCTGACAAAATTCTCTTGATTTTATAAACCGTTGTTGTCCGATATGTTTGAGATTTTTTAAACCAAAGGCAGTGTATGGACACCCTGAAAAAAACAAAAAACACCGATCAATTGAAAATATTGGCAGTAAGTATTGTTGATTCCTATGAGATAAGGGTCAACACGATTTATTCTTTACTGACCCAGGCCAATAATCTCCTTCATTCATTCCAGTCTGAACTTGCCGATATGATAAATCTTCTGAGAATCAATCTGGCCAATTCCCAGAGTCTTCGACGAAAGGATTTTGATGCCATGATCCAAAACATCCTTGATCATCATCAGAAGATTGAAAATGAAGCCAACCTGAGCCTGTCTGCCTTTCAAAAAGAGGAACAGGCAATGATCATTTCTTTAAGAGATATTATTATGGGCAATAGCCCTGACCGGATCGAGGATATTGAAGCCATGCTCGACCAGATGTTAAAACGACAGGAAAACCGGGAACATGATATTATCAAGATCTTAAAACATATTCAGGTTGAACAGGAAGAATTGAAAACAGGGTTGAAACGGTTATTGAAAAAGGGTGAAAATATCAGGATTAAAGACTACAAGGCAATGATCAAAGCCATTCGTGCGCAACAAGGTGACTATAATCAGTATTTGTTTGACTTACTAGATGATTTTGATCTTGTCCGAGACAGAGTAAATGATCAATGGCAGAAAGTTGTCAGTATATAAACTATCAATAATGATGAC
Above is a window of Desulfotignum balticum DSM 7044 DNA encoding:
- a CDS encoding ATP-binding protein, which encodes MESIGNLAVNAADAMEENGGVLEIAVSDMVVDQSFAKNHDLPGPEDHVKITVSDTGVGIAPEISELIFETYFTNKGLGKGTGLGLASVHGTVKKYGGLFCWTANRARDPSLQYCCRSLQSRRAIICMNLKYCQRETRKFCLSMMNPHC
- a CDS encoding PAS domain-containing sensor histidine kinase; its protein translation is MDLDKPFSEKFIKLRRKAEKFLSERDEIYGKAVDEDPLKMIHEFQTMQIELELQNEELRLSQQELAASRESYVELYEFAPVGYLILGLKGLILKSNLAFADMLSIEREYLINRPLSAHIIVEDLNIYYRHLRNLFELKTRQICELSMIKRDRTPFDVHLESTLVLDEYKNIEQYRIMVIDISEHKRTQKQMAQYSDRLEETVDRRTTELSVLKKDLIIKMDQTRKSEERLRFLTRRLIDTREDECKKISRELHDALGQQLTAITFNLSTLRNDIPDFCKELLDDTDLIVDNMATQVRNLSLDLRPSMLDDLGLIPTLRWFINDFHKRTKIKIKLKAVELDEYRDENLAITIFRIVQESLNNVKKHAEATNVEIFLKREITRITGFIQDNGNGFDINEIFLTNEEKHLGLLGMKERISILGGTLNIKSGNGQGTRINIEIPI
- the gvpA gene encoding gas vesicle structural protein GvpA; this translates as MAVEKTNASSSLVEVIDRILDKGVVIDAWARVSLVGIELLAIEARVVLAGVETYLKYAEAVGLTAQAEA
- a CDS encoding response regulator transcription factor, which produces MADDHTMVRKGLCSLLEKESGIAVVAEAENGRDALIKAEETKPDVAVMDIGMPLLNGIEACRQIKKRCPEIKVIILTIHTNEEYILQALKAGASGYLVKKGAPLDLVTAIYEVHKGNSYLGCNVSKTLINEYLRQSTRLSDIDKDSSEKELTSRQTEVLQLLAEGYTNREIANILCVSIKTIETHRSQIKMRLNIKKTAGLVQYALQKGLITKE